The window TCACAAGACCGATTGGGTCCCACAATTGTCCAATAAGACCCAGGCAACGTCTCTTAGTCAAAAGGTCCATCTGGTGGAGTTTGTTCCTTTTCAGGGAaaacttgtctgtttgtttatCCCATCTTAGACCAAGAAGATCTGCGCAGCGTTCACCGTCGGACTGGTCAATCTCCGCACGGTTTGAATGCCAAGCTTTTATCTGGAAATGACCTTTCTTAAGAATGGCGTCAATGTCGCTGATAATCTGTTTTGCTTCCGTTGTAGTTGCTTTGGAACTTCCGATATCATCCACGTACATATGGTCTTGAAGTTCTTTTGATGCTTCTGGGAACTCGGCTTGAGATATCTTTGCTAGTGTGTTGATGGCATTCGTTGCTATGTCGGGAGCTGGCTTATCTCCAAAGTTCAACCTGAGCCATTGGTATACTGTTGGCGAGTTGCTAATCTTACTCCTCCAAAGGAACCTGTGAAAAACCTGGTCGTCGGGATGAACCAAGATTTGATTGAACATTTTGCGTATATCGCCGATAAAGGCTACTTCGTTCCATCTCCATGCTGCCAAAACATCCAGGAGACTGTTGATGTAGTTTGGCCCTTTCTCTAGGTAATCATTGAGGGACAAACCGTCGTGACCTTTCGAAGATGAGTCAAAGACAAGTCGAACTTTTGTTGTTCTTTCCGGTGTTAACACGGCTTGTAAGGGTGAGTACCATTCAGGCTTGCTGTGATCAATCTGGTCAGGAGAGACTTGAATCACGTAGTCCTGCTCTAGAAGCTTTTGGACTTCCTCATTGACAACATCGAGACACCCCTTTTTCTGGAATGACCTCTCCGTGGAAAACAGCCTTTTCAGTGCGATGCCATAGTTACTTTGTTTGGGAGGGCCCGCTTCCGTCCAGGGCATCTtaacttgtattcttccgtcaaCCAGGGTAGTTGAGGCTGCGAGGGACTTAACGAACTTGCTTTCGCGTATCTCGTTTTCGCTACACATACAAAGGTTGGTCGGTTTGACGCCAAGGAGATCTTGGTGAAGAAGTTCTTTGATGTCGTCTACGACATTTGCTGTTCTGATTTCAACCGACTGAATTTCTGAAGTAGTAGAGTTGTTCTTTTCAAACTGTCCCATAACGTACCAACCAAAACAGTTTCGTTTCGCAACAGGTTCCCCTGGCTCTCCGGACACTGTGTGGATATCAATGAAGGCTTCTACAAAGTCTGTACCGACAAGGAGATCTATGGCGCCACCCGAAAGGTGGAGTTTATCACAAACGTGCTTGAGATGAGGGTAGTGTCGCACTAATTCTTTGGAAAGCGTTTTTGCTTTACTGCAGGGCCTTGTAACAGTGTACACTTGAAGGGTCTTCTTAATATCCTCGTCAGCAGGTGAGGCAACAGTGATGTCGATTATCTGTGAtgcttcacttttcttcttcCCACCAGCTAAATTCATGGTCAGATGTGTTGCTGATCCACTCAACCCAAGTCGTCTGGCTGCATTCTTTGAGAGAAGACTGGTATTGGATCCAGAGTCTAACATCGCAAGGACTTCAACAAATTCTCTGTTTCCGTTCATGACTCCAACTTTTTGAACAGGGCACAAACCAGTCATGAGCTTTAACTTTTCTTTGTGATGAACAGCATTTTCTTGGATGTTACCATTTGATGTACTCGAGGGGGCCTGGCACTGACTTTGGAAAGAAGATGCTCTTGGATTTGGACTTGAGCTTGTTTCACCAATCTTGTCATTATGAAGAGAACGGTGAtgattttttctgcatttgTCGCATGTTGAACCGTCTGGTTTCCTGCAGTTGCTTGTATGATGCTTTCTAAGACATTTACGACATCGCCAATGTTGCTTTACAATCTCCCATCTCTGACTAATAGCTAACTCCTGGAACACAGGACAGGCAGCgaggtgatgttttgttttacaGTTAAGTGGACAGGTGTCATCATCGGGTTCTTCGCCACTTGCGGCATTGTTCTCAGTTTTACTTGGGGTCCTGTATCGGCGACTCTCGTTTCTGTCTTCAAACACGGTGTTATTCTTGCCCCTTGAGCGGACACTTGCTTCTACGTGCAACCAGGTGATGAGGTTACTGACAGTTTCCTCTTTACCTTctcttttcatttctcttccAAAATGAGAATTATCGTTCGGATCGAGCTTGGACAAAAGTTGAGACATAAGAAATGGCGCTTCCGAAGACTCCAACACCGGACATCCATTATCTTCCATATCATTCGCGTAGGATGATATTGTCGTGGCGAAGTGCGTGAACGACCTGGAGTCTCGTTTTACGGGCTTAAGGCTATTTATTTGGAGGAGCAGTTCGTCCATTAGTTTACGTTTGTCTGCAAATTCTGTGTCCAATATATTCCACGCGTTATCAATGGTTTTGCAAGTTTTTACCTGGTCAGACCACCACGATCCTCTCGGCAATGCATTTCGGAACCGTTGCAGTTGTTCATCTTTATCTTGATCGTATTTCTTCATCCAATGATTGAATTCTTTTCTCCAGGTAGCATAGGATCTGCGACTGCCGTCCCATGTTGGTACCGGTAATCGTTGCAGACCACTAGTGTTTGGTTTTGAGCTTAAGGTGTCCGCCATTTTCGTCACCGCTGATGTCATGGATGACATTGAAGCTGTCAAGGTCTTCAAGGTTTCAGAGTCTTTTGAAGACGTTTCCGTGGAATCTTGTTCCTTTTGGTAGGCAGCAAATTTTAAGGCAATCTGAAGGAAATCAGCTTTTACTTTGTCTCCAAGTTTCTTTGTTGTCAACAATGGTTCCTCCTCTGCGGTGATACCTTCATCAACCAATCTGTCTAAAATGGTTTCTTGTTGCTTCTTGATGAACCTGTATCTTGTCTCCACTTGATTGAATGCTGCCTCTAAGGTTTTTAACTCTGGCCTCACTGAAAAGATTATTTCAAATTCCTCTATTAATTCGTAGAAGATCGTTACCGCGTTTTCCATTTTCCCTGCGAGGGTCTTTGCGTCTACTTTAGGCGGCATCTTACTTTGTAGCCTCGATGCAAAGTTCGGAGATTCGGTATCTTCGGCGTGGATGATTTACAGCATTGATTTGGCGGGATCCTCTGGACAAATTTCGACTGAATCGCACCTACGTTCGAGGCACTATTTTATGGCAGGATCACGCCAAGACCCTGTAGATTTTTAGACTTTTATCCGTACTAGTTGTAAGTCGTTgaactagtcgactgaaagaaaaatattacacaaGTAGATTAATGTTTTAGAATACTGAAGATAGGCTAAAAAGGAATGGAACTGATTTCGTGAATATATACTTACAATTTGTATCTTCTAATCTACACgatcttatggtttgatttcttctgttgactgtctttaacgttcttgatcggaggtaagtaaaaaagcgatttgcgcgtttgcagtacagtgtcgatttatatatttctgaatttctaattagttgtcacctttcaactcacgcaaacttgctgtgataaataaattgcaagaaTAGTTGCATACATTAAACCAGTAAGCGAAAGAACTTAACGCGCGAAGTGCGAATCACTCCGCCCCAGTGCGGAAATTAGAAGTTACCTCTAATTGAGCAACGACTTAAACATAATCGGTATTCAATGACTCGAGATGTCACAAATAACGTAATGTCTATTACATAATGCTGGTCTATGTATTCCCTTGATTAAGAAAGGTTCGCATTTAATTCGTCTTTTGTTGCTAAAAGACACAGCTTGTGAATCGGCCTGTCGTATTCACCGTCCTGAGTCTTGATTCTTGTCTTCCTAACCAAACCATCGTTTCCTGGGTATGTTGCAATGACTCGCGCC is drawn from Montipora foliosa isolate CH-2021 unplaced genomic scaffold, ASM3666993v2 scaffold_422, whole genome shotgun sequence and contains these coding sequences:
- the LOC137988569 gene encoding uncharacterized protein, whose protein sequence is MPPKVDAKTLAGKMENAVTIFYELIEEFEIIFSVRPELKTLEAAFNQVETRYRFIKKQQETILDRLVDEGITAEEEPLLTTKKLGDKVKADFLQIALKFAAYQKEQDSTETSSKDSETLKTLTASMSSMTSAVTKMADTLSSKPNTSGLQRLPVPTWDGSRRSYATWRKEFNHWMKKYDQDKDEQLQRFRNALPRGSWWSDQVKTCKTIDNAWNILDTEFADKRKLMDELLLQINSLKPVKRDSRSFTHFATTISSYANDMEDNGCPVLESSEAPFLMSQLLSKLDPNDNSHFGREMKREGKEETVSNLITWLHVEASVRSRGKNNTVFEDRNESRRYRTPSKTENNAASGEEPDDDTCPLNCKTKHHLAACPVFQELAISQRWEIVKQHWRCRKCLRKHHTSNCRKPDGSTCDKCRKNHHRSLHNDKIGETSSSPNPRASSFQSQCQAPSSTSNGNIQENAVHHKEKLKLMTGLCPVQKVGVMNGNREFVEVLAMLDSGSNTSLLSKNAARRLGLSGSATHLTMNLAGGKKKSEASQIIDITVASPADEDIKKTLQVYTVTRPCSKAKTLSKELVRHYPHLKHVCDKLHLSGGAIDLLVGTDFVEAFIDIHTVSGEPGEPVAKRNCFGWYVMGQFEKNNSTTSEIQSVEIRTANVVDDIKELLHQDLLGVKPTNLCMCSENEIRESKFVKSLAASTTLVDGRIQVKMPWTEAGPPKQSNYGIALKRLFSTERSFQKKGCLDVVNEEVQKLLEQDYVIQVSPDQIDHSKPEWYSPLQAVLTPERTTKVRLVFDSSSKGHDGLSLNDYLEKGPNYINSLLDVLAAWRWNEVAFIGDIRKMFNQILVHPDDQVFHRFLWRSKISNSPTVYQWLRLNFGDKPAPDIATNAINTLAKISQAEFPEASKELQDHMYVDDIGSSKATTTEAKQIISDIDAILKKGHFQIKAWHSNRAEIDQSDGERCADLLGLRWDKQTDKFSLKRNKLHQMDLLTKRRCLGLIGQLWDPIGLVMPVAIKFRIDLQDLWHSGYNWDETLPTAVKSKWMENLQAMNHLLTVEFDRMLKPNHAIGVPQIHGFCDGGEKAYGAVIFLRWELQNGSYKCVPVLVKSFVAPLKRKTIPRLELMGCLTLARIYETCRKSLQFANVHDSKRIFWVDSSTVLSWIKTPSRQFKPFVSSRVAEIQETVGVEDFRYIRSKFNPANILTRGIEPSQLEDWIKGPSFLQLPEGQWPKFEARAPIEPTAKAGVLMEVKIEKTKTPMQHEAAIAEFQTKVDLDKSEEDTNPVFHQLLNTCSTFSKIRRTLAYVRRFIQNARKKNVKTGSISVQELQGSEKQLFKWSQAHLDPSVIDKKLTPKLDENGLLRAHGRLEDVRSLPEELRNPVILPRDHPLVILLLHDLHERRGHCGYKSLINEARRKYWIIGVRGMSKALTTKCITCRKLRKKPLEQLMGQIPSLRVAVGTPPFFNTAMDMFGPLHIKLNRKTLKEAQVIIFTCMTTRAVHLELVTDKTSDAFLMAFRRFASLRGHPCICWSDCGTNFVGAQGYLKEIMQSWNVPKIEGVLSEDFSCDFRWKWNTPHASHQNGVVKTLIKSVRQSLNATCKNQAFTEEQWRTFLAETTYVINGRPLYPSSDSIWENPPITPNDILIGHHLSIPQPEPEERINPRHLLRSTENRVNEFWRCWMRYFAPNLLPRNKWFRTRENLQVDDLVLEIDPNHKRSQWKMARVIATYPGNDGLVRKTRIKTQDGEYDRPIHKLCLLATKDELNANLS